The sequence below is a genomic window from Streptomyces sp. NBC_00289.
CGCCGCGATGCGGCTCGGCTGCGGCCTGCCCATGGGTCCGCTGGCGTTGCTCGACCTGATCGGCGTGGACACCGCCCGCACGGTCCTGGAGGCCATGTACGCCGAGTCCCACGACCGGCTGCACGCCCCCGCCCCGATCCTCAAGCAGCTCAGCGAGGCCGGGCTCACCGGCCGCAAGTCGGGGCGCGGGTTCTACACCTACGAGACCCCCGGCGGCGCGACCGTCGTCCCGGACGGCCTGACACCGGTCTCCGCGGGCTCCGAGGCCGCCGGCCGTCCGGTCCACGCCGTCGGTGTCGCGGGCTCGGGCACCATGGCGTCCGGTATCGCCGAGGTCTTCGCGAAGGCCGGCTACCAGGTCGTCCTGGCCGCCCGCAGCGAGGAGAAGGCGCAGGCCGCCAAGGCCCGGATCGGCAAGTCGCTCGCGCGTTCCGTCGACAAGGGCCGGCTGACCGCCGAGGCCGCCGCCCAGACGCTGGAGCGGATCACTCCGGCGGGCTCCTACGACGCCTTCGCCGACGTCGACCTGGCCGTGGAGGCGGTCGCCGAGGACCTGGAGGTCAAGCAGCAGCTGTTCGCGACGCTGGACAAGGTCTGCAAGCCGGGCGCGGTGCTGGCCACCACGACCTCGTCGCTGCCGGTCGTCGCGTGCGCCCGGGCCACCTCGCGTCCGCAGGACGTGATCGGCATGCACTTCTTCAACCCGGCACCGGCGATGAAGCTGGTCGAGGTCGTCCGGACCGTGCTGACGGCCGACGACGTGCACGCGACGGTCCGCGAGGTCTGCGTCAGGATCAGGAAGCACGCCGTGGACTGCGGTGACCGGGCCGGCTTCATCGTGAACGCCCTGCTCTTCCCGTACCTCAACAACGCGATCAAGATGGTCCAGGAGCACTACGCGTCCCTGGACGACATCGACGCGGCGATGAAGCTGGGCGGCGGCTACCCGATGGGCCCCTTCGAGCTGCTGGACGTCGTCGGCCTCGATGTCTCGCTGGCCATCGAGAAGGTGCTGCACCGCGAGTTCCGCGACCCGGGCCTGGCCCCGGCCCCGCTGCTGGAGCACCTGGTGGCCGCCGGCTGCCTCGGCCGCAAGACGGGCCGCGGCTTCCGCGAATATGCCCGCCGCTGAGCGTCCTGGCGACCGGTTCACCGCGAACGAGGACTGGGGCGGGCTGCTCGACCCGGGCAGGCCCGCCCCGTTCCCGGCTCCCGGCACTCCCCCGCCCGCCCGGGGCGGGGGAACTCCTGGACGTGCGCGTCAGCCCGCGCCCATGCAGTACGTTCAGATCATGCCCCAGCCCGCCAAGTCCTCACGTACGCCCGCCACGCCCGACGCACCGGAAACCGCCGCGGGCAGTCGCGCCGCCGCCCAGCGGCTGAAGATGCGCCGCGAGCTGGCGGCGGCCGCGATGGAGCTGTTCGCGACCAAGGGGTACGAGGCGACCACCGTCGACGAGATCGCGGCCGCGGCCGGGGTGGCCCGGCGTACGTTCTTCCGTCACTTCCGGTCCAAGGAAGAGGCGATCTTCCCCGACCACGACGACACCCTGATCCGGGCGGAGGCCGTGCTCAACGCGGCTCCGGCGCACGAGCACCCGCTCGACACGGTGTGCCGTGGCATCAAGGAGGTCATGCGCATGTACGCGGCCCGGCCGGAGATCTCGGTCGCCCGCTACACGCTCACGCGGGAGGTACCCACTCTGCGCGAGGCGGAGATCGCGTCGGTCGCCCGCTACGAGCGCCTCTTCACCCGCTACCTCCTCGGGCACTTCGACGAGCACGCCCACGACGACGACGCCAACGACGACCCGCTGCTCGCCGAGGTCGCCGCGTCCGCCGTGGTCACCGCCCACAACCACGTGCTGCGGCGGTGGCTGCGGGCGGGCGGCCAGGGGGACGTGGAGGCGCAGCTGGACCACGCCTTCGGGATCGTCCGCAAGACGTTCGGCACGGGCATCGGGGCCGGGCGCGGCACGAGCGCGCAGCCGGCCGCCGCGACGGTCTCCACCCACGGCGAGGTGCTGGTGACGGTGGCCCGCACCGACGCCCCGCTGGAGCAGGTCATGCGGACCATCGAGGAGGCGCTCAGGGACCGCTGACCCCCTGAGCGACTGTGATGACGGCCACCCCACGGGGTGGCCGTTTTGGCATGTCAGGGGGCCTTTTCAGTCACCTTTCACCCCCCGTTCGATCGATCATCGCTCATTTGTTACGTAAAGATTTCACCTGAGAGCAAGTTCTGGCACCCAGTGCCTTGCGAGGTGACACGCAGTGTCATACGTTGAAGGAGTCCGGGCGGCCGGCGTGCAGAGACCATTCGTACGTCGGCTGTCCCCGCAAACCATCGGTCTGCGCGCCCGGACGCCTGCGTCACAGGCAACCTCCCGCGCCACCAAGCGCTGCCGAAACACCATCCGCCGAACCGACGGCACCTTTCCACCCCACCCTCAGCAGCACAGCACCGACGTAACCCTCAGCGCCCCGCCCTCAGGGCGCTCACCGCCGGAGGCAATACCGTGACCGTGAAGGACATCCTGGACGCGATCCAGTCGCCGGACTCGACTCCGGACGACTTCGCCGCACTGCCGCTCCCCGAGTCGTACCGTGCGATCACCGTGCACAAGGACGAGACGGAGCTGTTCGCCGGGCTCGAGACCCGCGACAAGGACCCGCGCAAGTCGCTGCACCTCGACGAGGTGGCCCTGCCCGAACTGGGTCCGGGCGAGGCCCTGGTGGCCGTGATGGCCTCCTCGGTCAACTACAACTCGGTGTGGACCTCGATCTTCGAGCCGGTGTCGACGTTCTCCTTCCTGGAGCGCTACGGCCGGCTCAGCGAGCTCAGCAAGCGGCACGACCTGCCGTACCACATCATCGGTTCCGACCTCGCGGGCGTGGTCCTGCGCACCGGGCCGGGCGTGAACGCCTGGAGGCCCGGGGACGAGGTCGTCGCCCACTGCCTGTCCGTCGAGCTGGAGTCCTCGGACGGCCACAACGACACCATGCTCGACCCCGAGCAGCGCATCTGGGGCTTCGAGACCAACTTCGGCGGGCTCGCGGAGATCGCGCTCGTCAAGTCCAACCAGCTGATGCCCAAGCCGGACCACCTCAGCTGGGAGGAGGCCGCCGCCCCGGGCCTGGTCAACTCCACCGCGTACCGGCAGCTGGTCTCCCGCAACGGCGCCGGCATGAAGCAGGGCGACAACGTCCTCATCTGGGGCGCCAGCGGCGGACTCGGCTCCTACGCCACGCAGTTCGCGCTGGCCGGCGGCGCCAACCCCATCTGCGTCGTCTCCAGCGCGCAGAAGGCGGACATCTGCCGCGCGATGGGCGCCGAGGCGATCATCGACCGCAACGCCGAGGGCTACAAGTTCTGGAAGGACGAGCACACCCAGGACCCGAAGGAGTGGAAGCGCTTCGGCAAGCGCATCCGCGAATTCACCGGCGGCGAGGACATCGACATCGTCTTCGAGCACCCCGGCCGGGAGACCTTCGGTGCGAGCGTCTACGTCACCCGCAAGGGCGGCACCATCACGACCTGCGCCTCGACCTCGGGCTACATGCACGAGTACGACAACCGCTACCTGTGGATGTCGCTGAAGCGGATCATCGGCTCGCACTTCGCCAACTACCGCGAGGCCTGGGAGGCCAACCGGCTGGTCGCGAAGGGCAAGATCCACCCGACGCTGTCCAAGGTGTACTCCCTGGAGG
It includes:
- a CDS encoding 3-hydroxyacyl-CoA dehydrogenase family protein; the protein is MATPLSDTPLSPLTTVAVVGLGTMGTGIAEVLAKAGRTVVGIDLSEAATAKALATLESATARAVERGRLTERERTDALARVTTSTDLRAAADADLVIEVVPESYEIKHQIFRELDGIVRPETILATGTNALSVTRLAADSARPERVLGLHFFNPAPAMKLVEVVSSVLTAPAAVAAVTDLALELGKEPVAVGDRPGFVADGLLFGYLNQAAAMYEAKYASREDIDAAMRLGCGLPMGPLALLDLIGVDTARTVLEAMYAESHDRLHAPAPILKQLSEAGLTGRKSGRGFYTYETPGGATVVPDGLTPVSAGSEAAGRPVHAVGVAGSGTMASGIAEVFAKAGYQVVLAARSEEKAQAAKARIGKSLARSVDKGRLTAEAAAQTLERITPAGSYDAFADVDLAVEAVAEDLEVKQQLFATLDKVCKPGAVLATTTSSLPVVACARATSRPQDVIGMHFFNPAPAMKLVEVVRTVLTADDVHATVREVCVRIRKHAVDCGDRAGFIVNALLFPYLNNAIKMVQEHYASLDDIDAAMKLGGGYPMGPFELLDVVGLDVSLAIEKVLHREFRDPGLAPAPLLEHLVAAGCLGRKTGRGFREYARR
- a CDS encoding TetR family transcriptional regulator, producing MPQPAKSSRTPATPDAPETAAGSRAAAQRLKMRRELAAAAMELFATKGYEATTVDEIAAAAGVARRTFFRHFRSKEEAIFPDHDDTLIRAEAVLNAAPAHEHPLDTVCRGIKEVMRMYAARPEISVARYTLTREVPTLREAEIASVARYERLFTRYLLGHFDEHAHDDDANDDPLLAEVAASAVVTAHNHVLRRWLRAGGQGDVEAQLDHAFGIVRKTFGTGIGAGRGTSAQPAAATVSTHGEVLVTVARTDAPLEQVMRTIEEALRDR
- the ccrA gene encoding crotonyl-CoA carboxylase/reductase: MKDILDAIQSPDSTPDDFAALPLPESYRAITVHKDETELFAGLETRDKDPRKSLHLDEVALPELGPGEALVAVMASSVNYNSVWTSIFEPVSTFSFLERYGRLSELSKRHDLPYHIIGSDLAGVVLRTGPGVNAWRPGDEVVAHCLSVELESSDGHNDTMLDPEQRIWGFETNFGGLAEIALVKSNQLMPKPDHLSWEEAAAPGLVNSTAYRQLVSRNGAGMKQGDNVLIWGASGGLGSYATQFALAGGANPICVVSSAQKADICRAMGAEAIIDRNAEGYKFWKDEHTQDPKEWKRFGKRIREFTGGEDIDIVFEHPGRETFGASVYVTRKGGTITTCASTSGYMHEYDNRYLWMSLKRIIGSHFANYREAWEANRLVAKGKIHPTLSKVYSLEDTGQAAYDVHRNLHQGKVGVLCLAPEEGLGVRDEEKRSLHVDAINRFRNI